Proteins encoded by one window of Chondromyces crocatus:
- a CDS encoding neuraminidase-like domain-containing protein: MNSEFNDETFILHARVIDVRDSTGISGLTVEGWSRRSQGHELLAVATTEQGGYFVFEIDRATLVSLVGVKPVMLSFRIFDDSLLLLDTGTTLQWRVGDPETSLTIEVNPAATPSIGARSNWSVRGKLADSDGNPLQGKRVTAVDRNVGLPDKSLGESTTDIRGRFRITYDGTDLGRPHKARADLAVRALEAVTSEELAKAFVCRAPPNAVVDLTATEPPQKTSEFERLAAAVTPVIGSVEPHELGDGDVDLAACSAEVDRDHLHLFVLAHRMAEGTTIDPEVFYGLLRWGLPTERPQLVLAGRTVHEEALRWAVDENIIPAMTEGDINDALEELTNLAATVALEEERTPGAGMLSDLLATALPDPNRQVNLLKRYVDHDGPASAFWEELRNDPGYTGSEVDKVQLALQLGVLVRYHLPLFHHLEDGFATSTFQSLRELAMLQEDDWIDLLKDDTNGPIIGAPADIPGDTTDERIHHYASVLTQSLEAAFPGAALAGRLPAAPAVLTDALEVLSRVKDFELGQVRIDDFLAANPDTLSGVSQPAVTKAQLKGIDRLYRLTTSTAEISALMETGLDSAQSVVRLGRARMGQLLENKLTVGRIDAIFSAARQVTASSHTLATRYHAAFNGLSAHVLPTPSAPDMSEIASWPALFGSLDFCVCGHCRSVYGPAAYLVDLLQFLHRQLAGQGSATWSHYSIFTQQTVQFTSNDSARDILLARRPDIASIELTCKNTDTQLPYVDLVNEILEYAVANTELSPTVAFPEHIATVGTPAQLAALPQPPPSDKEEVQEMAYQLLAEAPYPWGLPFNIGLEESRIHLDHLGVSRARLMEVLDRSEESRPHAPPSEALTLERLRLSPAGWQLLLGTFTERPWKLYGLLETGNSLQDPTGTSTSPIQGTWVGVLRHVSILLNRTGLTYEALREVLATDFVDPEPKSLAIEAASGADPLTCKIAELRVPALDAAALDRIHRFTRLQRALGWTVAEVDQALSTFGGELDEDMLVHLADVVMLQSEVKIPILEMLTWWGNIQTRTPLSETPSLYEKLFLNQAVTNPVDAALQLNSNGTDLATPLDLATHHAALLSALRCSQAELDLLTNIDAANAEQTFLLADGWLGLTELSRIFRAISMARALSLPVRELLILSDISDIHILKTPIPWDTRQFVQIAKEVVASRWGITALRGLLRHLPSLVPAPTPEPVEVFLDDLKARRHQLVANFVSSEAQESPAPLVRAMVLSRLGEVVRLDAAIIEELTTRILHSPDDDSRSALSVFLDWQDEESGALIPTRTDARVTFLRLEKVAGLLNRLKITRDELRWMVAPEEGEPVIQLDAIPVLPGVPNLALLNGWLTLVRLTRLRDSLPTGKEALAELFRVYWQHPDGPSIDPLPSETFLAALAHHTKWLYPDVETLATRFKNLHPGTRLLRMATALSSLRRLGINAAKGIAWADAATTPSAARATALDIRNTVKAKYDEAQWNTVAKPLRDVLRERQRDALVGYLLWQGDHADKNRLYAELLVDVEMSACQLTSRIAQAISSVQLFVQRCFLHLEAGVKLDEEAAREWKWMRNYRVWEANRKVFLYPENWIEPDLRDNKTPFFKDFENELLQSDLDKSSAEKAYSTYLVKLDQVARLEVMGMVRQKEGSGKNALSVLHVFARTRDTPHSHFYRRREGDDTWSPWEKLDIDIQSDHLIPVVFERRLLLFWAIFETKPSADQSASMGTATDPGKPPTQERHIKLAWSEYQNGKWTSQRSVNAPAIVQPLTEYEDFYPITDFYFRAFNRYPLFGTNNAPALVVEALLGRGQHASEPTRAKSRRLGEFVLSDCRGRWTSEDVTATALSFNIRQPGRARRNRMALLQSASSSDQRLHVLSGTLASGSSKNLSSTGEQLVVLKATPGEFRILFPNSYEDFLSQDAFFYEDTTRSFIVTPRKDPVNRWVVKEDIRFDAVPIVWNDDTLKLELPDDLSPFNLQQESGFVALEGGSRKDELLERWSKSTPEVINIPLTTLKQRYLFEPFHHPYVCRFIKEVNRYGLDGLLEWSRHSTPLQLLRQDNFASRYLPTQVVALPYPVEDVDFSPRGAMSTYNWELFFHAPLLIADRLSKNLRFEEAQRWFHAIFDPTTGSTAPIPQRFWKVRPFFENADLTAIDELLAGQVESLSLQIEAWRRDPFNPHHIARLRPLAYQKTVVMKYIDNLIRWADHLFRQDTVESTTQATQLYVLAAEILGPRPRSMPKRGDTGAKTYRELEPLLDDMSNALVEIESWTPSGTGGTNIGSDALAEPLVMPSMLYFCVPPNDILLGYWDTVADRLFKLRHCMSIDGVVRQLPLFEPPIDPALLVRAAAAGVDLSTVLQDLSAPAPHQRFPLLLQKANEMVAEVKSLGQAFLSAREKRDAEELSLLRSNHELRLLDAIRQIKQQQVHESRESLAALRKTYEATSIRNQFYRDVARFSAWEVAHLTMHGTASIAQAIIQGMMSAAAVSHSLPSFTTGGAGAMGSPVAVSTVMDGTKTGNSMSSGASAANIAVSLLRDGATASATVGGYERRWDDWKLQERVTARELQQIEKQIVAAEIRLAIVEKELSNHELQMEQAREVAEYLRDKFSSQALYDWMSSQLATLYFQSFQLAYDLAKRAELGFRFERGLTTSSFIRFGHWNSLRKGLLAGEALSLDLKRLELAYLEHDKRELELTKQISLLQHAPGALLALKTTGSCTIDLPEQLFDRDFPGHYLRRLKNVSLTLPCVVGPYDGINCTLTLTESKVRHSNVSADATDYLNETEMRVAHTPVSSISTSHAQNDSGLFEVNFRDERYLPFEGAGAISSWKLDLPHECQAFDVGSLSDVILHVRYTARDGGEILRQHASAALATWLADDEGPLPPLAKLVSLRHDFPVAWQALLDPSGTQELTFALEHELFPVPLRGKKLTILRVDLVRVLTPGKTASFSLSLPLAGAPGGTPLVLPDEETGTTSDFKTCEFDAPASLTLSAILTPPSTATALAEELQDILVIAHYTASTVS, translated from the coding sequence ATGAACAGCGAATTCAATGACGAGACATTCATTCTCCACGCGCGCGTGATCGATGTCCGTGATTCGACAGGTATCAGCGGCCTCACGGTGGAGGGCTGGAGCCGGAGGTCGCAAGGCCACGAACTTCTGGCCGTGGCCACCACGGAGCAAGGCGGCTATTTCGTCTTCGAGATCGATCGGGCGACGCTCGTGTCGCTCGTGGGCGTGAAGCCAGTCATGCTCTCGTTCCGGATCTTCGATGACAGTCTGCTGCTGCTCGACACGGGCACGACACTTCAATGGCGCGTGGGGGATCCAGAAACCTCGCTGACCATCGAGGTCAACCCGGCCGCCACGCCGAGCATCGGCGCGCGCTCGAACTGGAGCGTGCGAGGGAAACTGGCCGATTCAGACGGCAATCCGCTGCAGGGCAAACGTGTCACCGCGGTGGATCGCAACGTCGGTCTTCCGGACAAGTCACTCGGCGAGAGCACGACCGACATCCGGGGGCGCTTCAGGATCACGTACGACGGGACGGACCTCGGCCGGCCACACAAAGCGCGTGCCGATCTCGCCGTGCGCGCGCTGGAAGCGGTCACGTCAGAGGAGCTGGCGAAAGCGTTCGTCTGTCGGGCGCCGCCGAACGCCGTCGTCGATTTGACCGCAACCGAGCCCCCCCAGAAAACCTCGGAGTTCGAGCGGCTCGCTGCCGCGGTGACGCCCGTCATCGGGTCCGTCGAGCCCCACGAACTGGGCGACGGCGATGTGGATCTGGCGGCCTGCAGCGCCGAGGTCGATCGAGACCACCTCCATCTTTTTGTGCTCGCTCATCGAATGGCCGAGGGGACCACGATCGACCCGGAGGTCTTCTATGGGCTGCTTCGCTGGGGCTTGCCGACGGAGCGTCCACAGCTCGTCCTGGCGGGGCGCACCGTCCATGAGGAAGCGCTTCGCTGGGCCGTGGACGAGAACATCATCCCTGCCATGACGGAGGGCGACATCAATGACGCCCTCGAGGAGCTCACCAATCTTGCCGCGACGGTGGCCCTGGAAGAGGAGCGGACCCCGGGGGCCGGGATGCTCAGCGACCTGCTGGCCACCGCGCTGCCCGATCCGAATCGGCAGGTCAATCTCTTGAAGCGCTACGTGGACCACGACGGGCCAGCTTCGGCGTTCTGGGAGGAGCTGCGGAACGATCCCGGGTACACAGGCTCCGAGGTCGACAAGGTGCAGCTCGCCCTTCAGCTCGGCGTGCTCGTACGTTATCACTTGCCGCTCTTCCATCATCTGGAGGATGGCTTCGCGACGAGCACGTTCCAGTCCTTGCGAGAGCTGGCAATGCTGCAAGAGGACGACTGGATCGATCTACTCAAGGACGATACCAATGGTCCCATCATTGGCGCACCTGCGGATATTCCGGGGGATACGACCGACGAGCGCATCCATCATTATGCTTCCGTACTCACGCAGAGCCTCGAGGCCGCATTCCCAGGGGCAGCTCTGGCAGGGCGCTTGCCGGCAGCCCCCGCGGTCCTGACGGACGCGCTCGAAGTCCTGAGCCGGGTCAAGGATTTCGAGCTGGGCCAGGTACGCATCGACGATTTCCTCGCGGCAAATCCGGACACGCTCTCGGGCGTCAGCCAGCCCGCCGTCACGAAGGCGCAGCTCAAAGGGATCGACCGGCTCTACCGGCTGACCACATCGACTGCGGAGATCTCCGCGCTGATGGAGACAGGGCTCGACTCGGCCCAGAGCGTGGTCCGGCTGGGGCGCGCGCGCATGGGCCAGCTCCTCGAAAACAAGCTCACGGTGGGACGCATCGACGCGATCTTCAGCGCGGCACGACAGGTGACCGCCTCGTCGCACACACTCGCGACCCGTTATCACGCGGCGTTCAACGGGCTCTCGGCGCACGTCCTGCCCACCCCTTCGGCGCCGGACATGTCCGAGATCGCGAGCTGGCCCGCCCTCTTCGGCTCCCTCGATTTCTGCGTCTGCGGCCATTGCCGCTCCGTCTATGGGCCGGCGGCGTACCTGGTCGATCTGCTCCAGTTCCTCCACCGCCAGCTCGCAGGTCAGGGCTCGGCAACATGGTCCCATTACAGCATCTTCACGCAGCAGACGGTGCAGTTCACGTCGAACGACTCGGCGCGTGACATTCTCCTCGCCCGGCGGCCCGACATCGCCAGCATCGAACTCACCTGCAAGAACACCGACACGCAGCTCCCCTACGTCGATCTGGTGAACGAGATCCTCGAGTACGCCGTCGCGAACACCGAGCTGTCGCCGACGGTCGCGTTCCCCGAGCACATCGCCACGGTGGGCACCCCCGCGCAGCTCGCGGCGCTGCCTCAGCCGCCGCCAAGCGACAAGGAGGAGGTGCAGGAGATGGCCTATCAGCTCCTCGCCGAGGCACCCTATCCCTGGGGGCTGCCCTTCAACATCGGCCTGGAGGAGAGCCGCATCCACCTCGACCACCTGGGCGTCTCGCGCGCTCGGCTGATGGAGGTGCTCGACCGCAGCGAGGAGTCCCGCCCCCATGCTCCGCCATCGGAGGCGCTGACGCTCGAACGGCTCCGGCTGTCGCCCGCCGGGTGGCAGCTCCTCCTGGGCACATTCACAGAGAGACCCTGGAAACTGTACGGGCTCCTCGAGACAGGCAACTCGCTCCAGGATCCCACGGGCACAAGCACGAGCCCCATCCAGGGCACCTGGGTCGGTGTCCTCCGGCACGTCTCCATCCTCCTGAATCGGACGGGGCTGACCTACGAGGCGCTGCGAGAGGTGCTCGCTACGGACTTCGTCGATCCCGAACCGAAGTCGCTCGCCATCGAAGCGGCCTCGGGGGCGGATCCGCTCACCTGCAAGATCGCGGAGCTGCGCGTCCCGGCGCTCGATGCCGCCGCGCTGGACCGAATTCATCGCTTCACCCGCCTGCAGCGGGCGCTCGGCTGGACGGTCGCCGAGGTCGACCAGGCGCTCAGCACGTTCGGCGGCGAACTCGATGAAGACATGCTCGTTCACCTCGCCGATGTCGTCATGCTCCAGTCCGAGGTGAAGATCCCCATCCTGGAGATGCTCACCTGGTGGGGGAACATCCAGACGCGTACCCCGCTTTCCGAGACGCCTTCGCTCTACGAAAAGCTGTTCCTCAACCAGGCCGTCACCAATCCAGTCGATGCCGCGCTGCAGCTGAACAGCAACGGGACCGACCTCGCGACGCCGCTCGATCTCGCCACCCACCATGCCGCGCTTCTCTCTGCCCTGCGATGTTCTCAAGCGGAGCTAGATCTCCTCACGAACATTGACGCAGCCAACGCGGAGCAGACCTTCCTCCTCGCAGATGGCTGGCTCGGACTCACTGAACTATCACGCATCTTCCGCGCCATCTCCATGGCACGAGCGCTGTCGTTGCCGGTGCGCGAACTGCTGATTCTGAGCGACATATCCGACATCCACATTCTGAAGACGCCCATCCCCTGGGATACGCGCCAATTCGTCCAAATAGCAAAGGAGGTCGTGGCGTCACGCTGGGGGATCACCGCGCTGCGTGGTCTCCTCCGCCATCTCCCATCATTGGTGCCAGCGCCCACCCCTGAACCTGTGGAGGTGTTCCTCGATGATCTCAAAGCGCGTCGCCACCAACTCGTGGCGAACTTCGTATCTTCCGAGGCTCAGGAATCACCTGCACCACTCGTGCGCGCGATGGTCCTCAGCCGACTCGGCGAGGTGGTCAGGCTCGACGCTGCGATCATCGAGGAGCTGACGACACGGATCCTGCATTCTCCGGATGACGACTCTCGCTCTGCACTCTCCGTCTTTCTCGATTGGCAAGACGAGGAATCCGGAGCACTGATTCCTACTCGGACTGACGCTCGTGTCACATTTCTTCGCCTGGAGAAGGTGGCAGGGCTGCTCAATCGACTCAAGATCACGCGGGACGAGCTGCGCTGGATGGTCGCGCCCGAGGAGGGAGAACCAGTGATTCAGCTCGATGCGATTCCCGTCCTTCCGGGAGTACCGAATCTAGCGCTCCTCAATGGGTGGCTGACCCTGGTTCGACTGACCCGCTTGCGGGATTCGCTCCCGACGGGCAAAGAGGCCCTGGCCGAACTCTTCCGGGTATACTGGCAGCACCCGGATGGTCCCTCGATAGACCCCCTTCCATCAGAAACCTTCCTGGCCGCGCTGGCTCACCACACAAAATGGTTGTATCCCGACGTGGAAACGCTGGCCACGCGTTTCAAAAATCTCCATCCGGGAACGCGCCTCCTGCGGATGGCGACAGCGCTCTCCTCGCTCCGTCGGCTGGGCATCAACGCCGCCAAGGGTATCGCCTGGGCCGACGCAGCCACCACCCCCTCGGCGGCCAGGGCGACGGCGCTCGACATCCGCAACACCGTCAAGGCGAAGTACGACGAGGCCCAGTGGAACACCGTCGCGAAGCCGCTGCGCGACGTCCTGCGCGAGCGTCAACGTGACGCGCTCGTGGGGTATCTCCTCTGGCAGGGTGACCACGCGGACAAGAACCGCCTCTATGCCGAGCTGCTCGTGGACGTCGAGATGAGCGCCTGCCAGCTCACCTCCCGCATCGCTCAGGCGATCAGCTCCGTCCAGCTCTTCGTGCAGCGATGCTTCCTCCACCTGGAGGCGGGCGTGAAGCTCGACGAGGAGGCGGCACGCGAATGGAAATGGATGCGCAACTACCGGGTGTGGGAGGCCAATCGCAAGGTCTTCCTCTATCCGGAGAACTGGATCGAGCCTGACCTCCGCGATAACAAGACGCCTTTCTTCAAGGACTTCGAGAATGAACTCCTCCAGAGCGATCTCGACAAGTCCAGCGCCGAGAAAGCGTACTCCACGTACCTGGTGAAGCTCGATCAGGTGGCGCGGCTCGAGGTGATGGGCATGGTCCGCCAGAAGGAGGGGAGCGGCAAGAATGCGCTGAGCGTGCTCCACGTGTTCGCGCGGACCCGCGACACGCCGCACAGCCATTTTTATCGCCGCCGCGAGGGGGACGATACGTGGTCGCCGTGGGAGAAGCTCGACATCGACATCCAGAGCGATCACCTCATCCCCGTCGTCTTCGAGCGCCGTCTGCTCCTCTTCTGGGCGATCTTCGAGACGAAGCCGTCAGCGGATCAGAGCGCGAGCATGGGGACTGCGACGGACCCCGGAAAGCCGCCGACGCAGGAGCGACACATCAAGCTCGCGTGGTCCGAATATCAGAATGGGAAATGGACGTCACAGCGAAGCGTGAATGCGCCCGCAATCGTCCAGCCGCTCACTGAGTACGAGGACTTTTACCCGATCACCGACTTCTACTTCCGTGCGTTCAACCGCTATCCCCTGTTCGGCACCAACAATGCTCCTGCGCTCGTCGTGGAGGCTCTGCTTGGCCGTGGTCAACACGCCTCCGAGCCTACCAGGGCCAAGAGCAGGCGGCTGGGAGAGTTCGTCCTCTCGGATTGCCGAGGAAGGTGGACATCCGAGGACGTCACGGCAACCGCGCTCTCGTTCAACATTCGGCAGCCTGGCCGAGCCCGCCGGAACCGGATGGCCCTTCTCCAGAGCGCCTCATCGTCCGACCAGCGACTTCATGTACTCAGCGGGACGCTCGCATCAGGATCGTCGAAGAACCTTTCCAGCACGGGTGAGCAGCTGGTCGTCCTGAAGGCCACGCCCGGCGAGTTCAGGATTCTCTTTCCGAACAGCTACGAGGACTTCCTGTCTCAGGATGCCTTCTTCTACGAAGACACGACCCGCAGCTTCATCGTCACGCCCCGAAAAGACCCCGTCAATCGGTGGGTCGTCAAAGAGGACATTCGCTTCGACGCAGTGCCGATCGTCTGGAACGACGACACACTCAAGCTCGAACTCCCCGATGACCTCTCCCCCTTCAACCTGCAGCAGGAGAGCGGGTTCGTCGCGCTCGAGGGAGGCTCGCGCAAAGACGAACTGCTCGAGCGATGGTCGAAGTCCACGCCAGAGGTGATCAACATCCCGCTGACCACGCTGAAGCAGCGGTATCTGTTCGAGCCATTTCACCATCCGTACGTCTGTCGCTTCATCAAGGAGGTCAATCGGTACGGGCTCGACGGCCTGCTCGAGTGGTCGCGGCATTCCACGCCACTCCAGCTCTTGCGGCAGGACAACTTCGCTTCACGCTATCTCCCCACCCAGGTCGTCGCGCTGCCCTACCCGGTCGAGGACGTGGACTTCTCTCCGCGCGGTGCCATGAGCACCTACAACTGGGAGCTGTTCTTCCACGCGCCCTTGCTCATTGCGGATCGGCTGAGCAAGAACCTGCGCTTCGAGGAGGCGCAGCGGTGGTTCCACGCCATCTTCGACCCGACCACGGGCTCCACGGCGCCGATCCCCCAGCGCTTCTGGAAGGTCCGGCCCTTCTTCGAGAACGCGGATCTGACGGCCATCGACGAGCTGCTCGCCGGCCAGGTGGAGTCGCTGTCGCTCCAGATCGAGGCGTGGCGACGGGATCCCTTCAATCCCCACCACATCGCGCGATTGCGGCCTCTTGCCTACCAGAAGACGGTGGTCATGAAGTACATCGACAACCTGATCCGGTGGGCCGATCACCTGTTCCGGCAGGACACCGTCGAGTCGACGACGCAAGCGACGCAGCTCTACGTGCTGGCCGCGGAGATCCTGGGGCCACGCCCCCGGTCGATGCCGAAGCGGGGCGACACGGGAGCGAAGACGTACCGAGAGCTGGAGCCGCTGCTCGACGACATGTCGAACGCGCTCGTCGAGATCGAGTCATGGACTCCCTCGGGGACGGGCGGCACCAACATCGGAAGCGACGCGCTCGCCGAGCCGCTGGTCATGCCCAGCATGCTCTACTTCTGCGTTCCGCCGAACGACATCCTGCTCGGCTACTGGGACACGGTGGCGGATCGGCTGTTCAAGCTCCGCCACTGCATGAGCATCGACGGTGTCGTGCGGCAGCTCCCCCTCTTCGAGCCGCCCATCGATCCGGCGCTGCTCGTCCGGGCAGCGGCGGCAGGGGTCGACCTGTCGACGGTGCTCCAGGATCTCAGCGCGCCCGCGCCGCACCAGCGGTTCCCGCTGCTGCTCCAGAAGGCGAACGAGATGGTCGCGGAGGTCAAGTCGCTGGGTCAGGCGTTCCTGTCGGCGCGCGAGAAGCGTGATGCCGAGGAGCTGTCGCTCCTTCGGTCGAACCACGAGCTTCGGCTGCTCGACGCGATCCGGCAGATCAAGCAACAGCAGGTACACGAGTCGCGAGAGTCCCTGGCAGCGCTGCGCAAGACGTATGAGGCGACGTCGATCCGTAACCAGTTCTACCGCGACGTCGCGCGCTTCAGCGCTTGGGAGGTGGCGCACCTGACCATGCACGGTACAGCCTCCATCGCTCAGGCGATCATTCAGGGAATGATGTCGGCAGCCGCAGTGTCCCATTCGCTCCCGAGCTTCACCACGGGCGGCGCCGGTGCCATGGGATCTCCCGTCGCGGTCTCGACAGTCATGGACGGCACCAAGACCGGAAACTCCATGTCTTCTGGAGCCTCGGCGGCCAACATCGCCGTCAGCCTGCTGCGCGACGGTGCCACGGCAAGCGCCACCGTCGGCGGCTACGAGCGGCGCTGGGACGACTGGAAGCTCCAGGAGCGCGTCACGGCCCGGGAGCTTCAGCAGATCGAGAAGCAGATCGTGGCGGCGGAGATCCGGCTGGCGATCGTGGAGAAGGAACTCAGCAACCACGAGCTGCAGATGGAGCAGGCCCGTGAGGTCGCCGAGTACCTCCGCGACAAGTTCTCCAGCCAGGCGCTCTACGACTGGATGTCGTCCCAGCTCGCGACGCTGTACTTCCAGTCCTTCCAGCTCGCTTACGATCTCGCGAAGCGGGCCGAGCTGGGTTTCCGCTTCGAACGGGGACTCACGACATCGTCCTTCATTCGCTTCGGCCACTGGAACAGCCTGCGCAAGGGCCTCCTCGCGGGTGAGGCGCTCAGCCTGGATCTCAAGCGGCTCGAGCTCGCCTACCTGGAGCACGACAAGCGTGAGCTGGAGCTGACCAAGCAGATCTCGCTGCTCCAGCACGCGCCCGGTGCGCTCCTGGCGCTCAAGACGACGGGATCCTGCACCATCGATCTGCCAGAGCAGCTCTTCGACAGGGACTTCCCTGGGCATTACCTGCGCCGCTTGAAGAACGTCAGCCTGACGTTGCCCTGCGTCGTTGGGCCTTATGACGGGATCAACTGCACGCTCACCTTGACCGAGAGCAAGGTGCGACACAGCAACGTCTCGGCCGATGCGACCGATTACTTGAACGAGACGGAGATGCGGGTGGCCCATACCCCCGTCAGCTCGATCTCCACAAGCCATGCGCAGAACGACAGTGGGCTCTTCGAGGTCAACTTCCGGGACGAGCGCTATCTGCCCTTCGAGGGAGCGGGAGCGATTTCCTCCTGGAAGCTGGACCTACCGCATGAGTGCCAGGCATTCGATGTCGGATCGCTCTCCGACGTCATCCTCCACGTGCGCTACACGGCGCGTGATGGCGGGGAGATACTCCGACAGCACGCGAGCGCGGCACTCGCGACCTGGCTTGCCGACGACGAGGGCCCTCTCCCGCCGCTCGCCAAGCTGGTCAGCCTGCGGCACGACTTTCCGGTCGCCTGGCAGGCCTTGCTCGACCCGTCGGGCACCCAGGAGCTCACGTTCGCGCTCGAGCACGAGCTGTTCCCGGTGCCGCTTCGAGGCAAGAAGCTGACGATCCTTCGGGTCGATCTGGTCCGGGTTCTCACCCCCGGGAAGACGGCCTCGTTCAGCCTGTCGCTGCCTCTGGCGGGCGCCCCCGGCGGCACCCCGCTGGTCCTTCCCGACGAGGAAACAGGGACCACATCGGACTTCAAGACGTGCGAGTTCGATGCTCCCGCTTCGTTGACGCTCTCGGCGATCCTCACGCCTCCCAGCACCGCGACAGCGCTCGCTGAGGAGCTGCAGGACATCCTCGTCATCGCCCACTACACGGCCAGCACGGTCAGCTGA
- a CDS encoding DUF2589 domain-containing protein has translation MPVSGRELATLDFGNLIGGPLNAIVEAQARSAITTANFIREVGFDQDGKVINVDFSYTRKDDQGQDQDFTLTVPFITMLPIPYVTVESGTIEFNAKITSITESHSEQNFEQVVDASASTRAWFVNASVQSKTSYQKKSSNSDKEERTFDMHVMVQVRNQDMPSGTERLLTLLENVIEEKQVTGGTISLTVTTDTTATDTKIEVAGNLAAVVQGGTFMLDGAPRTVSSIDTSTSELTFAPALANVVKVGTPVTVKNPPKVASMGTRRAPAPLPPGPQPSVPAMPDPRTAATTVVTEMVIDGDISKFTTGARLSVGGINYTIVGLDPAHNKLLLSRG, from the coding sequence ATGCCTGTTTCAGGACGAGAATTAGCCACACTGGACTTCGGCAACCTGATCGGCGGCCCGCTCAACGCCATCGTCGAGGCGCAGGCCAGGTCGGCCATCACCACCGCCAACTTCATCCGCGAGGTGGGCTTCGACCAGGATGGCAAGGTCATCAACGTCGACTTCAGCTACACCCGCAAGGATGACCAGGGGCAGGATCAGGACTTCACCCTGACGGTCCCCTTCATCACGATGCTCCCGATCCCATACGTCACGGTGGAGAGCGGGACCATCGAGTTCAACGCCAAGATCACCTCGATCACCGAGTCGCACTCGGAGCAGAACTTCGAGCAGGTGGTCGATGCGTCGGCCTCGACCCGGGCGTGGTTCGTGAACGCCTCGGTCCAGTCGAAGACCTCCTACCAGAAGAAGAGCTCGAACTCCGACAAGGAGGAGCGGACCTTCGACATGCACGTGATGGTGCAGGTCAGGAACCAGGACATGCCCTCCGGCACCGAGCGCCTGCTGACCCTCCTCGAGAACGTCATCGAGGAGAAGCAGGTCACCGGAGGAACGATCTCGCTGACCGTCACGACGGATACCACCGCCACCGACACCAAGATCGAGGTTGCTGGCAATCTCGCCGCCGTGGTCCAGGGTGGCACGTTCATGCTCGACGGCGCTCCTCGCACCGTCAGCTCGATCGACACGTCGACCAGCGAGCTGACATTCGCGCCTGCGCTCGCCAACGTGGTCAAGGTAGGCACTCCGGTCACGGTCAAGAACCCCCCCAAGGTGGCCTCGATGGGGACCAGGCGCGCTCCTGCCCCGCTGCCTCCCGGGCCGCAGCCGTCCGTGCCCGCCATGCCGGATCCCCGGACGGCCGCCACCACCGTCGTCACGGAGATGGTGATCGACGGCGACATCTCCAAGTTCACCACCGGCGCCCGTCTCTCGGTCGGCGGGATCAACTACACGATCGTGGGGCTCGACCCCGCGCACAACAAGCTCCTCCTCAGTCGAGGCTGA